The segment AGAAGCTGTTTCTCTGTGGCAGGGCATCTCCCTTTCCATGCTAGAACTATGGAGACCTGACTGAAATTGAGGTGCAACAAAGATATACAAACGAACACTTCAGCTgaagaattgtttttttctccacattCTGGATACCTGGGCCCAGAGCATGCAAAtcttcccttctgcttccaCCTCTGAGCTGAAACTCTTACCCACACTAGACCGGATGGACAGGGCACATTCACCCCCTCTCACCTTCAAAATCAACACGCCCATCGCCATTCAGATCCACGTCCCGGATGATCTCTTCGATATCCCGATGACCCACCTGCTGCCCTAGAAGCTTCTTCATGGCTTCTCGCAGCTCACTGGTGCTGATCTCCCCATCGCCATTGGTGTCAAACTGCAAGTACATGAAAAATACCAGCAGGGGATATACAGTTAATGGAAACGGATCTTGCTCTGGGTTGGACTTTGTACTGTCCTGCTCCTGAGTGCcctattttttctgcattcctTTGTgtccctccttttcctctttcagtttccttttggTCTGTATCCAGCCTGtcttttctcctcagaaacCCCTCATTACTGCTGTGACTGCATCAGTTTCCTCTTCCTTGCCTCAAGGGCTCCCTTATCTTAGTGACTTTCTCTGTTCCTCCCTTGTTTCATGCCTGGCTTGACTCTTTCTCAGTCTTCCACTGTgctgctctctcctcctcttctcttccccagtgagtcttctctctttcctgtcTCCTGTTGCTCACCTCTCTGAGGGGCACACGGTAGGGAGCACTCACCTCTCGGAAGGCATCACGGAGCTCTTTTACACCAATCATGTCTGCAGTTTCTGCCAGCAGCTTTGGTCCCATCAGCTCAACAAAATCTTCAAAATCCACATGGCCACCCACTTGGGATAAGACGAAAGATTGCGTGTAAGAACTCCATACATTAGCCAAGCCCAGTGCTCACTTTGCACTTCTGTGTGCCCCGGAGGGCTTGGTTCTCCAGTAAGCAAAGCACAGAAGGTGCAGGAGagtggaaggaaaagcagaggtaGTTTTACACTgtcttttgtattattttctggACTGTGGGATATGCAGAATGAGCCCAAGCTACTCCATCCTATGTTGCCATGGACATCCTTATGGCATCATGTCCTGAGTATTGGAGGTTTGGACCCACTAGAGCTTATAGCAACCCTCTGCTGCACCTGTGCCAAAGGAAATGGCAAGGGCACTGCATGATGTTCCTGCATGGCTTGGGCAGTGCCCTGCAGCGGTGGTGGAGTCTTGGTTCATTAGCAGTGGCTAATGTATGTCCAActgtttaattttcatgtttatcttttttcctgtttgtcccCCATCTGACAGCTGGCAATAACACTCTCAAATTCCTAACTCCTTGTGTGCCGTGGTTATCAGCTGTTTTTATGCGTGAGCGGTTGTGTATGTCACAACTACTTCCATTTCCTTGTCCAGGTAACTCATCTTTCCTACGTCAGCCTATGTCAGGAACAACATGCACTGAGTACCCCTTCTCCCACCTGGCTGAGGGCTAATATCCCGCACTGCCACAGACAAGTCGTGACAAAAAATGATGGTGAAAGACAAGAGACACAAACACAGTGACTCCACCAGCTGCCCCCCACCCGACGCTGCCAGCACAACTCGCTTGCAGCCCATCCGCAGGGGCACAGCAGATCCACAGACACCCACAGCAGTGAGCAGCCCATCCACCACCCACTCTGACCAAAACATCTCCCTCTTCCAGTCGTCGCCTTCAGTCTGACATCATCTGACACCAACCTCAGCACGATGACATCCACGACCTGAACACCAATGTCTACCTGCCCACATCGAGGGCAGCTTTACACCTGACAGCATAAGCACGGAGGACAACTCTTCCACATGCTGCTCCCATACAGCACAGTCCACACAGTCCATTCATCtgataagcaagaaaaaaaggcacCGACTGCTAGGGGCTACAAATGAACAGAGGGATGGGAGGGAGCAAAAATGACAACCAGAAAtgagagggaaaggagaaaacaccAGGTAACAGAGACAGCAGGAAACAAACGGCCCAAAGCAGCAATGCGGGGCACGGCAGCCACAGAGAGGTTCAGCAAGGTGGATGTTACTCACGGTTCATGTTGATCTGCTGGGAGAGTTCTATTAGCTCCATCTCAGTAGGCATGTAGCCCATGGTTCGCATGCAGTTCCCCAGGTCCCTGCAGTTAATAAACCCATCCTTGTCTTTATCAAACTCCTTAAAGGCTTCTCTTAATTCTGCGGGAATGGATCCAAAAAGAACAATATTGTCAGAGACAGCTTGATACACCTTTTCCAAGAAAcctccccagagccagcagcactTTATGAGGCCAGCCTCTAAGATACTGCATATTTTCCCAGCAGATCTCGCTGTGAAGAAGCAACGACTGGAGCAGTGTCAGGCTCTTCTatcagcagcactgctgacCCATTCCTTACAGGAAAGCGTGCTTTGACTACAGAGGCTTTGAAGTACCACAAACTGATTTTTCCTAAACTGCACTCCTTAAAGACACTGGAAGCAGTAAGTTTTCCCAACTTTTATCCCTACACAATATTCTATAGCCCTCACTGTAGGGATTAGCAGGTAAAAcagcttccctggagccataCATTCATATCACCCTTTCACAACACTTTCCATGGGAGCTGGGGTGTACAGCAGTTCTCTGACAGCCAATACGCCGTTACCTCACTTATCCTCCCACCTTGAAGAAGCTGCATTAGATGCAAATTCCTCCACAGTCAGCACTCTTGCAGTTTTAcatgttatttcttttgcttggGCTGCCAGGAATTATTCCAGTAATCATCTCCCTTGATTTGCCACAAATTATTTTACCACCCCTTGGGGGCCAACCTGGAATGACCAGCCTGGACAGGGAGAAAGGTGACACAGAAGGAGCGACAAGTTTTACCTTCGATTTCTTCTGGACGCAGTTCTCTATCCTGCAAAAAGAGAACACACTATGTTAAAGTCATTGGCTTGACACAGACGGTTTCAGAACAGCACTTTTGGGTGCAAACAGTTCTGGGACAAGCCAGAAAGtgagagaagaaacaagaagGTGATGACATGTTTAATACCATTTACCTAGCAAGGcttccccagctctcctccccACCAGGGCGGGTTTCAGCCTGCACACTTCCCTGTGGAAGCCCCTCTCCTTGTCTGCTGGACGGGGGGATGACACGCTCCCCCAGAACAGAAGAAACCTGGGCGAGCACACGCCCTGCGTGTGGCCTCCCCACCTGGTGGTGCCCTGAGCACCTCACAGGGCTCCTGCGTCGTTCCCCAGCACCGAGTCCTGGAGCAGAGACCggcgctgcagcagctgctctaGAGCTGTGACTGTGCATCCTACCGGAGCTCCTGCTGGAACGGCCAGATCAAACCAGCTGGAAGCTGCCCCTGTAGCCAGGAGGTCTGTAACATCATCTGCCTGGGTCCCTGCTTGATTCCtgtcctgctggcaggacagggACAGCCAGGAGCTCTCTTACAGCCAATGTCCCGGTGCCATCTCCTAGAGTCCCCCCAGGAAGGGAGGcacttcccccttcccctcagcctcAACTCCCCATACAAGCATTTTGAAACCAGGCATGTAGGCAGACACACAACATATACATCGTCAAGGTCATCTACAAACAAAACAGGACGAGGATTCACCATGTTCAGGAAACACTGCAACTTCAAACATCCAATTTCGATTTCTTGGAAGAAGGGGGAGGATATGAAAGAGCATAGGAAAATTCCACCACTGCACCAAGAAGAAGAGATGAGCATGGAAATGCACTGCTTTCTGGTTTAAACGCCCTTTCTAATTCCTCTCATGGCTCCCAGGCAAATCCAAAACAGCTGAGAATTTGGAAACACAGAAACGGCATCTCTTTTGTCGGCTGACTCTCGGCTTTTCCCCTCAACCGTGGGGAGTTTCTCCTTGCCTTCCAGgtgtcctgctgcctccccacaCGTCCCTGGAGCCAGTGTCCTTGACGGGTTTGAGAAGGATGATCCTTTGCTATTTAACCACGGGCTCCTCTGGAAACTAATGGCGGCTGCTCAGAGCGCACAGCAAACTAGGACACACGCTGCTTTACGTCTGTGCAGAAGTGGGCTGTGCCAGAGAAGTGACCGGCTTGCCACTCGTAACCTTCCCAGAGGCATCTCTGTGCTGGATGGAGTTGTCAGAGCGCGCTGGCTCCGCGGCTTCATCCCTCACAGACCTGGTATTTTCAAACATGTCATCCcatttgttctgctttcatCAGCgccaagaaataaaacagttccCCCCGTTGGGCCGGGCGCAGGAGGCCTTACTGCCCTCCCGCCTTATTGCAGCAGATGACAAACGGTCCCTACACCTCGCGCACCTCATCCCCAAGGGCTCAGGAGCGTTAATCCCGGGGTCACCGCTGCGGGCCGGCAGCCGGCGCGGCGGCAGATGCAGGGTGAGGCTGCCGCGGTGCGGAGGTGCCGGACTCACCGCGGCAGCTGCTGTCTGGTGAGAGCGCCCGGGGCAGGACCCAGGCCTTGCTCCAGCGCAGTCGTCACAAGACCGTCCTCCTCCCCGCTCACCGAAGGCCACGTTGCGACCGACACGACCGACACGTGTCGGGAACGGGGGCTTCAGCACCGGCTCGAATGTCGCACACCAAGGCATTGGCGCTTGCAGGGCTCTGCGCATATCTTTGCACATGCGGCTCCGATCGTCACAGAGCCACAGACTGCGAAcgcagaaggagggggagggttTCTGTCCCTCCAAAAATGTGACTCAAGCGGTAACTAACGTCACGAAGAGGTTTTCTggtttaaatttgaaaaaaaaaaaaaaaagatccccTAAAATGATTAAGGAGGAAAAGCGCTCGGGAAGAAATGGGCTGAATCACTCTAAAGCTCTTGGAGAACATATGGAAAGAGGAACAAAACTGTTCAGAGTTTAGAACCTAGATATGAGCAGAGGTGACCTGCAGAGAGTCACGATACATAATGGCCTTACtctcatttatttctgctctatGCACAGTAAGTCCTGCTGGTCTAGAGTCAGTAGAAGTAAAGCTGTTGATCCGGTACACTTATTCTACACCAGAGTAGAGATATCATTAACCTCATTTTGGAAACTCCTTGGGGTACTGTGAGTTCCCAGGGCTGAACGGGATGGATACCTGTCAGCGTGAGCTTTCTGCGGGAAGCTGGACTGATGTCCTGTGGTGGGGAGCTCACCCACACCAGCACCGGTAGGTGCACTGCTCTGAGAATACCATGCCCTGTGGTTCAGCGAACTGGCTCAAGGCACGTGTGATCACTTAGCGGCTGAAGGTTAAGAACAGAGGCCCTTTGATCCATAATGACTGACAGTTCTTTTTTCGCTTAATGGTTGAAGATGAGGTTTCAGAAATAAAGCTCTAGGtgtctccagcagctgcagataACCGTGTCAATGCACAGGGATATGAGACATTTCTTATGGAGGCGAGAAAGCCCTGACTCTCAGGAAATTGGGGTGAgctttgttttaccagaagGATACGGAGTGCACTGGATTAATGTATAACAACACATATCCACTTATGCGTATCCATAAAACGTGTGTTAATGGTTTCTTTGCATATGTCTTTAAATTCATGTTACTGTAGAAATCTAATGTATATGTGCAGAAAATATGCTCTACTGCTTATAAAGATATtgaatttacattaaaatatctaCTTTCTTTGCTTATATATAAACACATCAGGTGCATATGAGCACGGTTACAAATAGGTGTGACTGAGTGGACAGATGTGTTTCTCTATTTATCTGTGTGTGTAGGGGCAATAGCATTTGGTAGCCTGGCACTATTTGCAAATATGAGGCCAGACTGATGTTCTTTGATTTATTTGGCTAGGATCGCTGCAGTGTCAGGCTGTGTATGAAAGCGTACAAGAGACTGCATTTGGGCTTCTGTGAGGAGGCAGATGCATGCTCATTTCTGCTTGTATTAGCGTGCTCACTGGGAGCTGACAGGAACAGTAACAAACACGGGCATCTCTGTGGGACAGCTTGTTCCCAATATGGATACTCTGATTTGCATGTAAGTGGCTACTGAGGCCTTAAATGCTAATTTGAGCCTCTGGGAATGAGATGTGAATGTCTTGTTGGAACAACAGCTTTGAACACTGGACTCCTCCAGAGTCCATCTGATTACATAAGTCCCGGGATCTAAAGTCCTTCTCCTGAATCCATGTGACTACATCTACTCGAGTGTAGGCTTGGAGCTATCTTCCatagctgcatttattttttttaaaatcatcctTTCTTGGTGTTTAGGCACAGGGACATCTCTGCACATCCTTCAGCTTTGACATTTGCCTGTGACTGTGTTAGCTGGAGCCGGGATGCTCAAGGACCTAGGGCTGGGGGTTACGGAGCTCCACGCACAGGGAGCACACGGGCAGCTCCGCGTCCCCGGCTCGCGTCCACACGGCTTTGTGCGTGTCTCGCCCGGCTGGGTGTAACTTACGTACAGGCTGCCTGTTTTCTGCGAAGCCCTTCCTCAGGAAGATGCATGCTGGCCCCAGCAGGTTGTGCATGACGGCGCAGTTCTGGGCCAGCACCATGAGCGGACCCTGGTACTCGCAGGCCGACGGCCCCTCTTCGCTCGTCTGGACAGCCTTATAGCACGTCTTCTCCTCATGGCGGATCTTCCCAGCCAACCAGCAGCAAGCAAACAACACAACAGAG is part of the Anser cygnoides isolate HZ-2024a breed goose chromosome 17, Taihu_goose_T2T_genome, whole genome shotgun sequence genome and harbors:
- the CABP1 gene encoding calcium-binding protein 1 isoform X7, which codes for MGNCVKSPLRNLSKKDRELRPEEIEELREAFKEFDKDKDGFINCRDLGNCMRTMGYMPTEMELIELSQQINMNLGGHVDFEDFVELMGPKLLAETADMIGVKELRDAFREFDTNGDGEISTSELREAMKKLLGQQVGHRDIEEIIRDVDLNGDGRVDFEEFVRMMSR
- the CABP1 gene encoding calcium-binding protein 1 isoform X4; its protein translation is MLSSVFGQIRHEEKTCYKAVQTSEEGPSACEYQGPLMVLAQNCAVMHNLLGPACIFLRKGFAENRQPDRELRPEEIEELREAFKEFDKDKDGFINCRDLGNCMRTMGYMPTEMELIELSQQINMNLGGHVDFEDFVELMGPKLLAETADMIGVKELRDAFREFDTNGDGEISTSELREAMKKLLGQQVGHRDIEEIIRDVDLNGDGRVDFEEFVRMMSR
- the CABP1 gene encoding calcium-binding protein 1 isoform X5, whose translation is MLISSSWCSGGIFLCSFISSPFFQEIEIGCLKLQCFLNMDRELRPEEIEELREAFKEFDKDKDGFINCRDLGNCMRTMGYMPTEMELIELSQQINMNLGGHVDFEDFVELMGPKLLAETADMIGVKELRDAFREFDTNGDGEISTSELREAMKKLLGQQVGHRDIEEIIRDVDLNGDGRVDFEEFVRMMSR
- the CABP1 gene encoding calcium-binding protein 1 isoform X2 produces the protein MGNCVKSPLRNLSKKIRHEEKTCYKAVQTSEEGPSACEYQGPLMVLAQNCAVMHNLLGPACIFLRKGFAENRQPDRELRPEEIEELREAFKEFDKDKDGFINCRDLGNCMRTMGYMPTEMELIELSQQINMNLGGHVDFEDFVELMGPKLLAETADMIGVKELRDAFREFDTNGDGEISTSELREAMKKLLGQQVGHRDIEEIIRDVDLNGDGRVDFEEFVRMMSR
- the CABP1 gene encoding calcium-binding protein 1 isoform X3; amino-acid sequence: MCKDMRRALQAPMPWCATFEPVLKPPFPTRVGRVGRNVAFGERGGGRSCDDCAGARPGSCPGRSHQTAAAADRELRPEEIEELREAFKEFDKDKDGFINCRDLGNCMRTMGYMPTEMELIELSQQINMNLGGHVDFEDFVELMGPKLLAETADMIGVKELRDAFREFDTNGDGEISTSELREAMKKLLGQQVGHRDIEEIIRDVDLNGDGRVDFEEFVRMMSR
- the CABP1 gene encoding calcium-binding protein 1 isoform X6; this encodes MVLAQNCAVMHNLLGPACIFLRKGFAENRQPDRELRPEEIEELREAFKEFDKDKDGFINCRDLGNCMRTMGYMPTEMELIELSQQINMNLGGHVDFEDFVELMGPKLLAETADMIGVKELRDAFREFDTNGDGEISTSELREAMKKLLGQQVGHRDIEEIIRDVDLNGDGRVDFEEFVRMMSR